In a single window of the Elaeis guineensis isolate ETL-2024a chromosome 8, EG11, whole genome shotgun sequence genome:
- the LOC105050322 gene encoding probable alpha,alpha-trehalose-phosphate synthase [UDP-forming] 9 isoform X1: MESKSCANLFDMGSDDAVDFSWAIKSLPRVMTAPGIITDADGITSSDEDSNTSTSVFRDRKILVANFLPLHSFKDQVNGKWCFMWDEDSLLLQLKDGFSSDTEVLYVGSLKVDVDVSEQEEVAQKLLEDYKCIPTFLSPDIQKKFYHGFCKQQLWPLFHYMLPICLVKGDLFNRSLFQAYVSANKIFADKVVEVINSDDDYVWVHDYHLMLVPTFLRRRLNRVRLGFFLHSPFPSSEIYRTLPVRDEILRALLNADLIGFQTFDYARHFLSCCSRMLGLNYESKRGYIGLEYLGRTISIKILSVGVHIGRLQSVLNFPDTITKVQEIEQRFKGKKLLLGVDDMDIFKGISLKLLGLELLLERHPKLRGEVVLVQIVNPARSMGKDVKEAREEAISIAERINLSYGAPGYDPVVLIDNPLPFYEKIAFYVAAECCIVNAVRDGMNLVPYEYIVCRQGTEEMDQCRGVRLELPHTSTLIVSEFVGCSPSLSGAFRVNPWSVEDVADALYKAADLSESEKQLRHEKHYRYVISHHVAYWARSFSQDLERACKDHYNRRCWTIGFGLGFRVIALSPSFRKLSFNHIISSYKKTHRRAIFLDYDGTIMPEASINKMPSADIISVLNNLCSDSNNTVFIVSGRGRTSLGEWFAPCEALGIAAEHGYFIRWTKATEWESSSTVVDSDWKKIAEPVMRLYTETTDGSCIESKESALVWHHQYADPDFGSCQAKELLDHLENVLANEPVVVKRGQHIVEVKPQGVSKGLVVKKLIGTLVNSGKPPDFVMCIGDDRSDEDMFEIINSTSSSNLFPAVPEIFACTVGQKPSKAKYYLENTGEVIRLLQGMAAVSAQKHKFTLPQVSI; this comes from the exons ATGGAATCAAAATCATGTGCAAACCTTTTTGATATGGGATCTGATGATGCAGTTGACTTCAGTTGGGCTATTAAATCACTTCCTAGGGTGATGACAGCTCCTGGTATTATTACCGATGCAGATGGGATTACAAGCAGTGATGAGGATTCTAATACTTCTACCTCTGTATTCCGGGATCGGAAAATACTAGTAGCGAACTTCCTTCCACTTCATTCTTTTAAGGATCAAGTCAACGGAAAATGGTGCTTCATGTGGGATGAGGACTCACTTCTGCTGCAACTAAAAGATGGCTTTTCTTCTGATACGGAAGTTCTCTATGTAGGTAGTTTAAAGGTTGATGTAGATGTTAGTGAGCAAGAAGAGGTTGCTCAAAAGCTCCTTGAGGATTACAAGTGcatacccacttttctttctccagaCATCCAAAAGAAGTTCTATCATGGCTTCTGTAAGCAGCAACTGTGGCCTCTTTTCCATTACATGCTTCCCATCTGCCTTGTCAAGGGTGACCTTTTCAACCGTTCCCTTTTTCAGGCTTATGTTTCTGCCAATAAAATATTTGCAGACAAGGTTGTGGAGGTTATCAATTCAGATGATGACTATGTATGGGTTCATGACTATCACCTCATGCTTGTCCCGACTTTCTTAAGGAGACGGCTGAATCGAGTGAGGCTTGGTTTCTTTCTGCACAGCCCATTTCCATCCTCAGAGATCTACAGGACACTGCCAGTTAGAGATGAAATCCTTAGAGCATTGCTTAATGCCGATCTTATTGGTTTTCAGACATTTGATTATGCTCGGCATTTCCTTTCTTGTTGTAGCAGGATGTTAGGCCTGAACTATGAATCCAAGCGTGGTTATATTGGATTGGAATATCTCGGTCGTACAATTAGCATCAAGATTCTCTCCGTGGGTGTTCACATAGGCCGTCTCCAATCTGTGTTAAATTTTCCTGACACGATTACCAAGGTTCAAGAGATCGAACAGAGATTCAAGGGGAAAAAATTGTTATTAGGTGTGGATGACATGGATATATTTAAAGGCATCAGTCTGAAATTGCTAGGATTAGAACTTTTACTGGAGAGGCATCCCAAACTAAGAGGAGAGGTAGTCCTTGTACAAATTGTCAATCCTGCAAGAAGCATGGGAAAAGATGTGAAGGAAGCAAGAGAGGAAGCCATATCTATAGCTGAAAGGATCAATCTTTCCTATGGTGCTCCTGGCTATGATCCGGTGGTCCTTATTGACAACCCTTTACCTTTTTACGAAAAAATTGCCTTCTATGTGGCAGCAGAATGTTGCATTGTAAATGCTGTTAGAGATGGCATGAACTTAGTCCCCTATGAGTATATAGTCTGCAGACAGGGAACTGAGGAGATGGATCAATGTAGGGGTGTCAGGTTGGAGTTACCTCACACAAGCACGCTTATTGTCTCCGAGTTTGTAGGTTGCTCTCCATCTCTTAGTGGGGCTTTCAGGGTCAACCCTTGGAGTGTTGAGGATGTGGCCGATGCTTTATACAAAGCAGCTGACTTGTCAGAATCTGAGAAGCAATTGCGTCATGAAAAACATTACCGTTATGTCATCTCCCATCATGTTGCTTATTGGGCCCGTAGTTTTTCCCAGGATCTGGAGAGAGCATGCAAGGATCATTACAATCGAAGGTGCTGGACCATTGGATTTGGTTTAGGTTTCAGAGTTATTGCCCTTTCTCCTAGTTTTAGAAAGTTGTCCTTTAATCACATTATTTCCTCATACAAGAAAACCCACAGGAGGGCAATATTTTTGGATTATGATGGCACCATTATGCCTGAAGCATCCATCAATAAAATGCCAAGTGCAGATATCATTTCTGTCCTGAACAACTTGTGCAGCGATTCAAACAATACCGTGTTTATTGTCAGTGGAAGAGGACGGACATCTCTTGGTGAATGGTTTGCACCTTGTGAGGCCCTTGGTATTGCTGCTGAACATGGCTATTTCATTAG atggACTAAAGCCACGGAATGGGAATCTAGTTCAACTGTTGTTGACTCTGACTGGAAGAAGATCGCAGAACCTGTTATGAGATTATATACTGAGACAACAGATGGTTCCTGTATAGAATCAAAGGAGAGTGCGTTGGTATGGCATCATCAGTATGCAGATCCTGACTTTGGTTCTTGCCAAGCCAAGGAACTACTGGATCATCTTGAGAATGTGCTAGCAAATGAGCCAGTGGTTGTCAAAAGAGGTCAGCATATTGTGGAAGTTAAACCTCAG GGAGTAAGTAAAGGACTGGTTGTAAAGAAACTCATTGGAACATTAGTCAATAGTGGGAAGCCACCAGATTTTGTTATGTGTATTGGCGATGATCGATCCGATGAGGATATGTTTGAGATCATCAATAGCACATCTTCTAGTAATCTATTTCCTGCAGTTCCTGAAATCTTTGCATGCACAGTGGGCCAAAAGCCGAGCAAGGCCAAGTATTATCTCGAAAATACTGGTGAAGTGATAAGATTACTGCAAGGCATGGCTGCTGTGTCAGCTCAAAAACATAAGTTCACCCTCCCTCAAGTTTCCATTTAA
- the LOC105050322 gene encoding probable alpha,alpha-trehalose-phosphate synthase [UDP-forming] 9 isoform X2, with protein sequence MTAPGIITDADGITSSDEDSNTSTSVFRDRKILVANFLPLHSFKDQVNGKWCFMWDEDSLLLQLKDGFSSDTEVLYVGSLKVDVDVSEQEEVAQKLLEDYKCIPTFLSPDIQKKFYHGFCKQQLWPLFHYMLPICLVKGDLFNRSLFQAYVSANKIFADKVVEVINSDDDYVWVHDYHLMLVPTFLRRRLNRVRLGFFLHSPFPSSEIYRTLPVRDEILRALLNADLIGFQTFDYARHFLSCCSRMLGLNYESKRGYIGLEYLGRTISIKILSVGVHIGRLQSVLNFPDTITKVQEIEQRFKGKKLLLGVDDMDIFKGISLKLLGLELLLERHPKLRGEVVLVQIVNPARSMGKDVKEAREEAISIAERINLSYGAPGYDPVVLIDNPLPFYEKIAFYVAAECCIVNAVRDGMNLVPYEYIVCRQGTEEMDQCRGVRLELPHTSTLIVSEFVGCSPSLSGAFRVNPWSVEDVADALYKAADLSESEKQLRHEKHYRYVISHHVAYWARSFSQDLERACKDHYNRRCWTIGFGLGFRVIALSPSFRKLSFNHIISSYKKTHRRAIFLDYDGTIMPEASINKMPSADIISVLNNLCSDSNNTVFIVSGRGRTSLGEWFAPCEALGIAAEHGYFIRWTKATEWESSSTVVDSDWKKIAEPVMRLYTETTDGSCIESKESALVWHHQYADPDFGSCQAKELLDHLENVLANEPVVVKRGQHIVEVKPQGVSKGLVVKKLIGTLVNSGKPPDFVMCIGDDRSDEDMFEIINSTSSSNLFPAVPEIFACTVGQKPSKAKYYLENTGEVIRLLQGMAAVSAQKHKFTLPQVSI encoded by the exons ATGACAGCTCCTGGTATTATTACCGATGCAGATGGGATTACAAGCAGTGATGAGGATTCTAATACTTCTACCTCTGTATTCCGGGATCGGAAAATACTAGTAGCGAACTTCCTTCCACTTCATTCTTTTAAGGATCAAGTCAACGGAAAATGGTGCTTCATGTGGGATGAGGACTCACTTCTGCTGCAACTAAAAGATGGCTTTTCTTCTGATACGGAAGTTCTCTATGTAGGTAGTTTAAAGGTTGATGTAGATGTTAGTGAGCAAGAAGAGGTTGCTCAAAAGCTCCTTGAGGATTACAAGTGcatacccacttttctttctccagaCATCCAAAAGAAGTTCTATCATGGCTTCTGTAAGCAGCAACTGTGGCCTCTTTTCCATTACATGCTTCCCATCTGCCTTGTCAAGGGTGACCTTTTCAACCGTTCCCTTTTTCAGGCTTATGTTTCTGCCAATAAAATATTTGCAGACAAGGTTGTGGAGGTTATCAATTCAGATGATGACTATGTATGGGTTCATGACTATCACCTCATGCTTGTCCCGACTTTCTTAAGGAGACGGCTGAATCGAGTGAGGCTTGGTTTCTTTCTGCACAGCCCATTTCCATCCTCAGAGATCTACAGGACACTGCCAGTTAGAGATGAAATCCTTAGAGCATTGCTTAATGCCGATCTTATTGGTTTTCAGACATTTGATTATGCTCGGCATTTCCTTTCTTGTTGTAGCAGGATGTTAGGCCTGAACTATGAATCCAAGCGTGGTTATATTGGATTGGAATATCTCGGTCGTACAATTAGCATCAAGATTCTCTCCGTGGGTGTTCACATAGGCCGTCTCCAATCTGTGTTAAATTTTCCTGACACGATTACCAAGGTTCAAGAGATCGAACAGAGATTCAAGGGGAAAAAATTGTTATTAGGTGTGGATGACATGGATATATTTAAAGGCATCAGTCTGAAATTGCTAGGATTAGAACTTTTACTGGAGAGGCATCCCAAACTAAGAGGAGAGGTAGTCCTTGTACAAATTGTCAATCCTGCAAGAAGCATGGGAAAAGATGTGAAGGAAGCAAGAGAGGAAGCCATATCTATAGCTGAAAGGATCAATCTTTCCTATGGTGCTCCTGGCTATGATCCGGTGGTCCTTATTGACAACCCTTTACCTTTTTACGAAAAAATTGCCTTCTATGTGGCAGCAGAATGTTGCATTGTAAATGCTGTTAGAGATGGCATGAACTTAGTCCCCTATGAGTATATAGTCTGCAGACAGGGAACTGAGGAGATGGATCAATGTAGGGGTGTCAGGTTGGAGTTACCTCACACAAGCACGCTTATTGTCTCCGAGTTTGTAGGTTGCTCTCCATCTCTTAGTGGGGCTTTCAGGGTCAACCCTTGGAGTGTTGAGGATGTGGCCGATGCTTTATACAAAGCAGCTGACTTGTCAGAATCTGAGAAGCAATTGCGTCATGAAAAACATTACCGTTATGTCATCTCCCATCATGTTGCTTATTGGGCCCGTAGTTTTTCCCAGGATCTGGAGAGAGCATGCAAGGATCATTACAATCGAAGGTGCTGGACCATTGGATTTGGTTTAGGTTTCAGAGTTATTGCCCTTTCTCCTAGTTTTAGAAAGTTGTCCTTTAATCACATTATTTCCTCATACAAGAAAACCCACAGGAGGGCAATATTTTTGGATTATGATGGCACCATTATGCCTGAAGCATCCATCAATAAAATGCCAAGTGCAGATATCATTTCTGTCCTGAACAACTTGTGCAGCGATTCAAACAATACCGTGTTTATTGTCAGTGGAAGAGGACGGACATCTCTTGGTGAATGGTTTGCACCTTGTGAGGCCCTTGGTATTGCTGCTGAACATGGCTATTTCATTAG atggACTAAAGCCACGGAATGGGAATCTAGTTCAACTGTTGTTGACTCTGACTGGAAGAAGATCGCAGAACCTGTTATGAGATTATATACTGAGACAACAGATGGTTCCTGTATAGAATCAAAGGAGAGTGCGTTGGTATGGCATCATCAGTATGCAGATCCTGACTTTGGTTCTTGCCAAGCCAAGGAACTACTGGATCATCTTGAGAATGTGCTAGCAAATGAGCCAGTGGTTGTCAAAAGAGGTCAGCATATTGTGGAAGTTAAACCTCAG GGAGTAAGTAAAGGACTGGTTGTAAAGAAACTCATTGGAACATTAGTCAATAGTGGGAAGCCACCAGATTTTGTTATGTGTATTGGCGATGATCGATCCGATGAGGATATGTTTGAGATCATCAATAGCACATCTTCTAGTAATCTATTTCCTGCAGTTCCTGAAATCTTTGCATGCACAGTGGGCCAAAAGCCGAGCAAGGCCAAGTATTATCTCGAAAATACTGGTGAAGTGATAAGATTACTGCAAGGCATGGCTGCTGTGTCAGCTCAAAAACATAAGTTCACCCTCCCTCAAGTTTCCATTTAA